One genomic window of Salmo salar chromosome ssa12, Ssal_v3.1, whole genome shotgun sequence includes the following:
- the LOC106564532 gene encoding nuclear factor interleukin-3-regulated protein — protein MSLAITLSHQGYTSMKYHTRPTSSVLQDLSCGPSHLLGLEGLDPRPLSEAMSFTDEAVSILTSSSQLARSLLGCTSALKRKESLAATANHANANAISNNDGEDDFDDGNSALRRKREFTPDEKKDDGYWDKRKKNNEAAKRSREKRRANDMVLETRVLGLLEENARLRAELLAFKFRFGLVKDTSDIAIMPLSVPPPNHLEPRYYLPHDDGSYPNNTAATTSHHPHHSSSYEVRGTGLPAGRDVGSSISKDSGFSPGSSNIGSPVFFDDGLGDHSRTSPRTVEEQGRYEPRASLEAEGQYHGRQDSSLPHKLRFKTPGGGSEGGEIPARSPNSKHPCPVATVGPNIQRSQAGRYSHRGEGQAAWPREEARAGHDQQHHYSLSGGSPHSPTTTTDSQYVVENGALKSQLSSLSQEVAQLKKLFSQQLLSKLV, from the coding sequence ATGAGTTTGGCAATTACCCTATCACACCAGGGCTATACAAGCATGAAATACCATACTAGACCCACCAGTAGCGTCCTCCAGGATCTGTCTTGTGGTCCCTCCCATCTGTTGGGACTGGAAGGCCTGGACCCGAGGCCTCTGAGCGAGGCAATGTCCTTCACTGACGAGGCGGTCTCCATCCTGACCTCCAGCAGCCAGCTAGCCCGTTCCCTCCTGGGCTGCACCTCTGCCCTGAAGCGGAAAGAAAGCCTAGCCGCCACCGCTAACCATGCTAACGCTAATGCTATCTCTAACAATGACGGTGAGGATGACTTTGACGATGGCAACAGTGCTCTGCGCCGCAAACGCGAGTTCACTCCCGATGAGAAGAAGGACGACGGCTACTGGGATAAGAGGAAGAAGAACAACGAGGCGGCGAAACGGTCGCGTGAGAAACGACGTGCCAATGACATGGTCCTGGAGACGAGGGTTCTGGGGTTGTTAGAGGAGAACGCCCGGCTAAGGGCCGAACTCCTGGCCTTCAAGTTCCGCTTTGGCCTAGTCAAGGACACCTCCGACATAGCCATAATGCCGCTGTCCGTGCCTCCACCCAACCATCTTGAACCGAGGTACTACCTACCCCACGATGATGGTTCCTACCCCAATAacaccgccgccaccacctccCACCATCCCCACCACTCATCCTCATACGAGGTGAGGGGAACTGGGCTGCCAGCAGGGCGTGATGTGGGCAGTAGTATATCCAAGGACTCTGGTTTCTCCCCTGGAAGCTCCAACATCGGCAGCCCTGTGTTCTTTGACGATGGACTAGGGGACCACAGCCGAACTTCCCCCAGAACGGTAGAGGAACAGGGGCGTTATGAGCCTCGCGCCTCCCTGGAGGCAGAAGGACAGTACCACGGCAGGCAGGACTCTAGCCTACCACACAAACTGCGCTTCAAAACCCCCGGTGGAGGTAGCGAAGGTGGGGAGATACCAGCAAGGTCCCCTAATAGTAAACACCCTTGCCCCGTAGCTACAGTCGGACCAAACATCCAGAGGAGCCAGGCTGGACGGTACAGTCATAGGGGAGAGGGCCAGGCTGCATGGCCCAGGGAGGAGGCCCGTGCTGGGCATGATCAGCAGCACCACTACTCCCTCTCTGGAGGGTCTCCACACAGCCCCACCACTACCACAGACTCCCAGTATGTGGTGGAGAATGGCGCCCTCAAATCCCAGCTCAGTTCTCTATCGCAGGAGGTGGCCCAGCTCAAGAAGCTGTTCTCTCAGCAGCTGCTCTCCAAACTGGTCTGA